TTAGATCATAAATTTAAAACAATTAATTTAATCCCCCTTCTTTTGGAACTCTAAACAGTAAAATAATTCCTATTAAAAAGAACACGAATAAAAACAAGATAGCATTACGCATACTTCCTGTTATTTGATCTATAGTAGCAAAAATCACCATTCCAATTACAATTCCAATTTTTTCCGCAACATCATAAAAACTAAAATAAGAGGTGGTATCCTCTGTTTCTGGTAAAAACTTAGAGTACGTCGAACGAGCTAAACTTTGCACGCCTCCCATCACTAAACCAACAAACCCAGCAGCTAAATAAAACTGCATAGGCGTTTCCATAAAATAGGCGTAAAAACACAATAGCATCCAAACGACATTTACAATAATAAGTGTTTTAATATTCCCAAATTTTGAAGAGGCAACGGACGTCAAAAAAGCACCTAGAACGGCTACCAGTTGAATAACTAATATACTGACAATTAAACCTTGCGTTTTAGCATCTGCCCCTCCCCAATCAATTTCTTCTTCTCCAAAATACACCGCAACTAACATAATCGTTTGTACCGCCATACTAAACACAAAAAAAGCGATTAAGTACCGTTTAAGTCTTAGATCTTTCTTTAACTCAATCCAAACCAACCTCAACTCTTTTAAGCCATTAAAAACAACTGCTCTAGTTACTTTATGTCCTTTTGACACCCCTTTAGGTAAAACATAAAATGAATATTGGCTAAACAAAATCCACCACAAACCTACTGTTATAAAAGAGATTCGCATGGCTTCAAAAGAGGCTGCATTTTTAGCTTTGGTCAAAGCATCGGCAATTTCCACCTCTGTCCCCGTACTTCTTAAAGATTCTGAAATACTAATATCAAACCCAAACCAATCTGGTTTCATCACCATTGCAAGGTTTAATAATAACAATACAACGCTACCAATGTATCCTAAACTAAATCCTTTTGCACTAATACTATCCTGCTGTTCTGGATAAGCTATATCTGGTAAATATGAGTTATAAAACACCAAACTCCCCCAATATCCAATTAACCCCATAAAATAAAACACTAGACTCATATGAATAGATTCTATACTAAAATAGTACAAACCAATACAACCAATACCTCCGACGTAACAGAAAAATTTCATGAAATTTTTCTTATTCCCTACATAATCTGCAATACCCGATAATATTGGTGATGTAAATGCAACAATCAAAAACGTAAATGCAGTCACATACGTTATTAATGCGGTACTTTTAAAGACCATTCCAAATGCAGGCACCGTTTTTTCTACTTGGGATACAAATAGTGCTGAATAAAAAATAGGAAATATCGAAGATGCTATTGTTAACGTATAAACCGAATTTGCCCAATCATAGAATGCCCAAGCATTAAGTAATTTTTTACTTCCTTTTTCCAAATGTGCCATTTAATAGTTGTTAGTTAGTTTTTAAAAATACAAAAGCTGCTCTATAAAAGAGCAGCTTCGAAAGTAATTAAATATTTTTAGAAGTAACTTAGTATTTCCCTAAAGGTCTAAAACTTGAAACTCCAAACTTTTTTGCTTCAGCTTTAGCAGCTGGTGCTAATGCTGTTAAATTATCAATACGTGTTTGATTTGCAGGGTGTGTACTTAAAAACTCTGGTGGCGCTTCTCCTCCACTTGCTTCTGCCATACGTCTCCATAAATTTGCAGCTTCATCTGGATTATAACCAGCGATAGCCGTTAAGTATAATCCAATTCTATCCGCTTCTGTTTCATGACTTCTACTAAAAGGCAACATTCCTCCAACATTAGAGACAACTCCATACGACTGATTAAAAATCCCTAATTTTTTTTCATCATTTGCCAATGCTACATTACCTGCAACAGACAACCCTTGTTGGATCATACCTGCACTCATACGTTGTTGTCCATGATTTGCTAATGCGTGTGCGACCTCATGTCCCATAATAGCAGCAACTGCAGATTCGTTTTCGGCAACAGGTAAAATACCTGTGTAAAATACAATCTTACCTCCTGGCATACACCAAGCATTGACAATATCCTCATCAATTAAGTTATACTCCCATTTATAGTCACTTAAATAACCTTCTTGTCCATTAGCATTTAACCAACGTTCTGCAGCTACAGCAATACGCTGACCTACACGTTTAATCATATCGGCACGAGACGTACCCGTTTCTACTTTACTTTCTGTCAATACCTGATTATATTGTGCAAATGCAGTTGGAAACAACTCTGTATTAGACACAAATGCAAGTGTCTTTTTTCCAGTAAATGGATTAGTAGCACATGACAAAAACATCACCAATGTTAATGTTACAACTATTGTATTCTTAAATTTCATATTTAGTATTGTTTATTCTTTTATAAATCTACAAAAACTTAGCCACAATTAACTAATGACCGTATTTTTGATGTTAACAACATCGTTTAACGTCCTAAATAGTCTTTGAAATGCAGTATAAATGAAATTAGTTCCCGATTAAATGAATTTCAGAAAACTTTTTATCAATAACCATAGACACTGTTCCGTTTACTTTTAAATGCTCCAATGAGATGATTTCATTATCAATTTGAATCTCTTTTATTTGAAATGGTAAACCATGAATATTTAGTTTAAAGGTCTTGTATGAGGCTTCATACTTTCCTTCTTTATGTTGCTGTATAATTAACTCGTTAGCCTTACCAGTTAGTTTAAACGTTCTGAAACTATAACGCCCTTTAGTATAATCATAACCATCATGCGCATCATCATACAACTCAGACACTTCTTTTCCTAATTTATAATAGACTTCCAATGCTAATTCTTCTATTTCAATTTCGCCAACATATTGTTGCACAGGAAACTTAGGAATGATTGCCCCTTCTTTTATAAACATTGGCATACTGTCTATTTCAGCATCCACCCATTTTTCTTTTCCGCCTTCAACATATTCATCTGTCCAGAAATTATACCAACTTCCTCTTGGGATATACATTCTACGCCCTTTTGCATTTGGCTCTTGAATTGGACACACCAATATTTGATTTCCGTATACAAATTCATCTGTTCTATAATGCGTTTGTTGGTCTTCTTGATCGAATAAGACTAGTGATTGTAATAATGGTGTCCCATGTTCTATCAGCTTCCAGAATGCGGTATATAAGTACGGTAACAATTGGTAACGTAGTTCAATAAATTTTCTAACAATGTCAGTAACATCATCATCAAATGCCCAAGGTTCTTGATCACCATGGTCTCCTGAAGAATGCACACGACAAAAGGGATGAAATACGCCTAACTGAATCCAACGTGTATATAATTCGCCTTGAGGCTGTTCAGCAAAACCACCAATATCACTTCCTGCAAAACTAAATCCAGACATCGCCATACGCTGTGCTTGGATATTTGCAATACTTAAATGTTCCCAAGTGGCCACATTATCTCCTGTCCAAGTAGACGTATAACGTTGCGTTCCTGAATACGCTGCTCTGGTTATAACAAACGGACGTTTAGGGTAATTAAATTTTTTCATTCCATGGTACGTCGCTCGCGCCATTTGCATACCATAAACATTATGCGCTTTTCTATGACTACAACGGTTACCATCATAATCATGTCTAACATCATCAGGAAATGTTTTGTTTGGGACTTCCATAACAGCAGGCTCATTCATATCATTCCAAACCCCTTGCACGCCAATATCTTCTACTAATTCTTTGAATAAACCTGACCACCAATCTCTAACTTCTGGTTTAGTGAAATCTGGGAAATAACATTCTCCTGGCCATACTTTTCCTTTCATGTAAGGACCATCAGCACGTTTACAGAAATAGTCTTTTTCTAATGCTTCCTTAAACACAGAATATTCGTGATCAATTTTAATACCTGGATCTATAATAGCGACTGTTTTAAAACCATCATCCAATAACTCTTTCACCATACGTTTAGGATCTGGAAAATACTCTTTATTCCAAGTAAAGCATCTAAAACCATCCATATAATCGATATCCAAGTAAATGGCATCACATGGTATTTGTAACTCTCTAAACTTGTTGGTAATTTCTTTGACATTAGCTTCAGGATAGTAACTCCATTTACATTGATGAAACCCTAATGCCCAAAGTGGTGGTAATTGGTGTGGCTTTCCTGTCAAATCGGTATAACTTTCCACCACATCATTCATTTTAGGCCCGTAGATAAAGTAATAATTCATCTCTCCTCCTTGTGCCCAAAAACTTGTTACATTTCGTCTTTCCTGACCAAAATCGAAATAGGTTCTAAAGGTATTATCAAAGAAAATACCATAGGCTTTGTTATGATGTAATCCTGTAAAAAATGGAATAGCTTTATATATTGGGTCTGTTTGTTTTCCAAAGGCATAAGAATCTGTTACCCAGTTTTCAAAACGTTTTCCTTTTAAATTTAAATGTTCTGGTTTATCTCCTAATCCAAAGTAGCTTTCACGGTCGTTTATGGTTTTACTCATTTTGACAATGTTACCACCATACTCGTAGCTTTCTTCCCAATGAAAACCAATTTCATCTTCATTAATTAAGGTATTATCCTTAACATCATAAATACGTATTCTTAAATTTTCTTTTGCAATTTTACATAGTAATTTAGAGGTAATGATATGGTATTCCTCTTCATTTTCTATAATCTCTAAATGATTATATCCTTTACTCGCGTATTTAGTAATAGCATACGAAAAATCATTATCAAAAGTCCCTGTCGTTGTATATCTAAATCGTAAGACACTGTCTCTAAAAACAGTTAATTGAAGGACCACATTATTATCTGTTGAAAAATATAAAGTATCGACATCTTTTTTGAAAGAGACGAACTTTGATGGAAACATGTTTCCTTTTTGTTCTAATTCGGTATTTACAATCATAATTGTATATTATATATAAAGTAAAAAAACGGAAAATTACACTGTTATGAAAACAATGAATACAGTTATTATTACAAATTATTAACTATAACGTTTTCGATATTAAAAATTATTAAAACCTTTATTATCAGTAGGTAAAAATGAGAAATCAATAGCTTTTACAAAGTGATTTATTTTGAATTTACTTGATATTTAAAAGCAATCATACCTAAAGGTGGGATTGTGATTTCTACTGAATTCTTTCTAGAATGCCACAATTTTAATTCCGATAGTAACTGGCCGTTTTTAAAATCTCCTGTTCCAAAAAACGATTTATCATCACTATTAAAAACCTCTAGTAAACTTCCTTTTTTAGGTAAACCTATACGATAGTTTTGTAAAGGCGCAGGCGTCATATTACAGGCAATAATTACATTATCTTTTGGTTGGTCTCCTTTTCTTATAAACACAATAACAGAATGCTCTGCATCTCCATAATCTATCCACTCAAAACCATCATGAGAAAATTGCTTTTCGTATAATGCAGGTTCTGATCTATAAAATGTATTTATAGCCTTAATAAACTGGTTAATCCCTTTATGTGATTGGTATTCTAATAAGTGCCAATCTAAGCTGGTTTGAAAGTCCCACTCTTCGCTTTGACCAATTTCTGCACCTTGAAATAAAAGTTTTGTTCCTGGATGTGTAAACATGTAACTGTATAACAATCTCAGGTTTGCAAAACGCTGCCACTCGTCTCCTGGCATCCGTCCTAAAATGGATTTTTTGCCATAGACAACTTCATCATGACTTAAAGGCAACATGAAGTTTTCAGTAAATGCATAGGTTAATGAAAAAGTGATATCGTTTTGATGGTGTTTTCTATAAATAGGTTCTTTTGCAAAATACTGCAATGTATCATGCATCCATCCCATCATCCATTTCATCCCGAAACCCAAACCACCTAAAAATACTGGTTTTGAGACTCCAGGAAATGCGGTGGATTCCTCCGCTATGGTTTGTACATCGGGAAAATTACTATAGACAGCGACGTTTAACTCTTTCATAAACGCAATAGCGTCTAAGTTTTCTCGTCCGCCGTAAATATTAGGCTCCCACTCGCCTTCTTCTCTACTATAATCTAAAAATAGCATAGACGCCACAGCATCTACACGTAATCCATCGGCATGGAATTGCTCTAGCCAAAAAATAGCATTACTTATTAAAAAGGACTTCACCTCATTACGTCCATAATTAAAGATTAAGCTTTTCCAATCTTGATGATAGCCCTTTTTCTTATCTGGATGCTCATACAAACAAGATCCATCAAAAAACCCGAGACCATGTGCATCTTCAGGAAAATGTGAGGGTACCCAGTCTAATATAATTCCGATGTCATTTTGATGCAGCTTATCGACTAATAATTTAAACTCTTCGGGATATCCAAACCGCGATGTTGGTGCAAAATACCCTGTAATTTGATAGCCCCAACTTGGGTCGTACGGAAACTCCATGATTGGCATCAGCTCTACATGTGTAAAATTCATGGTTTTGACGTAATTGACTAAGTCTTCTGCCAACTCTACATAAGATAAAAACCGATTGTCCTCGATTTGCTTTTTCCAAGATCCTAAATGAACTTCGTACACAGAATACGGTGCATTTAATGCATTTTTGGCTTTACGAGAAG
This portion of the Olleya sp. Bg11-27 genome encodes:
- a CDS encoding MFS transporter, which gives rise to MAHLEKGSKKLLNAWAFYDWANSVYTLTIASSIFPIFYSALFVSQVEKTVPAFGMVFKSTALITYVTAFTFLIVAFTSPILSGIADYVGNKKNFMKFFCYVGGIGCIGLYYFSIESIHMSLVFYFMGLIGYWGSLVFYNSYLPDIAYPEQQDSISAKGFSLGYIGSVVLLLLNLAMVMKPDWFGFDISISESLRSTGTEVEIADALTKAKNAASFEAMRISFITVGLWWILFSQYSFYVLPKGVSKGHKVTRAVVFNGLKELRLVWIELKKDLRLKRYLIAFFVFSMAVQTIMLVAVYFGEEEIDWGGADAKTQGLIVSILVIQLVAVLGAFLTSVASSKFGNIKTLIIVNVVWMLLCFYAYFMETPMQFYLAAGFVGLVMGGVQSLARSTYSKFLPETEDTTSYFSFYDVAEKIGIVIGMVIFATIDQITGSMRNAILFLFVFFLIGIILLFRVPKEGGLN
- a CDS encoding glycoside hydrolase family 31 protein, whose translation is MIVNTELEQKGNMFPSKFVSFKKDVDTLYFSTDNNVVLQLTVFRDSVLRFRYTTTGTFDNDFSYAITKYASKGYNHLEIIENEEEYHIITSKLLCKIAKENLRIRIYDVKDNTLINEDEIGFHWEESYEYGGNIVKMSKTINDRESYFGLGDKPEHLNLKGKRFENWVTDSYAFGKQTDPIYKAIPFFTGLHHNKAYGIFFDNTFRTYFDFGQERRNVTSFWAQGGEMNYYFIYGPKMNDVVESYTDLTGKPHQLPPLWALGFHQCKWSYYPEANVKEITNKFRELQIPCDAIYLDIDYMDGFRCFTWNKEYFPDPKRMVKELLDDGFKTVAIIDPGIKIDHEYSVFKEALEKDYFCKRADGPYMKGKVWPGECYFPDFTKPEVRDWWSGLFKELVEDIGVQGVWNDMNEPAVMEVPNKTFPDDVRHDYDGNRCSHRKAHNVYGMQMARATYHGMKKFNYPKRPFVITRAAYSGTQRYTSTWTGDNVATWEHLSIANIQAQRMAMSGFSFAGSDIGGFAEQPQGELYTRWIQLGVFHPFCRVHSSGDHGDQEPWAFDDDVTDIVRKFIELRYQLLPYLYTAFWKLIEHGTPLLQSLVLFDQEDQQTHYRTDEFVYGNQILVCPIQEPNAKGRRMYIPRGSWYNFWTDEYVEGGKEKWVDAEIDSMPMFIKEGAIIPKFPVQQYVGEIEIEELALEVYYKLGKEVSELYDDAHDGYDYTKGRYSFRTFKLTGKANELIIQQHKEGKYEASYKTFKLNIHGLPFQIKEIQIDNEIISLEHLKVNGTVSMVIDKKFSEIHLIGN
- a CDS encoding M48 family metallopeptidase — encoded protein: MKFKNTIVVTLTLVMFLSCATNPFTGKKTLAFVSNTELFPTAFAQYNQVLTESKVETGTSRADMIKRVGQRIAVAAERWLNANGQEGYLSDYKWEYNLIDEDIVNAWCMPGGKIVFYTGILPVAENESAVAAIMGHEVAHALANHGQQRMSAGMIQQGLSVAGNVALANDEKKLGIFNQSYGVVSNVGGMLPFSRSHETEADRIGLYLTAIAGYNPDEAANLWRRMAEASGGEAPPEFLSTHPANQTRIDNLTALAPAAKAEAKKFGVSSFRPLGKY
- the glgB gene encoding 1,4-alpha-glucan branching protein GlgB; its protein translation is MADVTVFSLFTEFDINLFKSGKHYKLYEKFGSHIRTINGVEGTYFSVWAPTAKQVSVVGDFNYWTEGEHLLNVRWDESGIWEGFIPNVGKGHTYKYKIQSNNNGIVTEKADPYARRCEHNPNTASIVWEDDYSWKDEKWMASRKAKNALNAPYSVYEVHLGSWKKQIEDNRFLSYVELAEDLVNYVKTMNFTHVELMPIMEFPYDPSWGYQITGYFAPTSRFGYPEEFKLLVDKLHQNDIGIILDWVPSHFPEDAHGLGFFDGSCLYEHPDKKKGYHQDWKSLIFNYGRNEVKSFLISNAIFWLEQFHADGLRVDAVASMLFLDYSREEGEWEPNIYGGRENLDAIAFMKELNVAVYSNFPDVQTIAEESTAFPGVSKPVFLGGLGFGMKWMMGWMHDTLQYFAKEPIYRKHHQNDITFSLTYAFTENFMLPLSHDEVVYGKKSILGRMPGDEWQRFANLRLLYSYMFTHPGTKLLFQGAEIGQSEEWDFQTSLDWHLLEYQSHKGINQFIKAINTFYRSEPALYEKQFSHDGFEWIDYGDAEHSVIVFIRKGDQPKDNVIIACNMTPAPLQNYRIGLPKKGSLLEVFNSDDKSFFGTGDFKNGQLLSELKLWHSRKNSVEITIPPLGMIAFKYQVNSK